The nucleotide window AGGGGCTTCCTGTAGAAACAAACGTGACAATACGAGTTAcgtataattcatatatatatttgcatggaCCGAGATTCTACCATATTGGTTTTTCATGGGCTTCCTGTAGAAACAAACGTGACAATACGAGTTAcgtataattcatatatatatttgcatggaCCAAGATTCTACCATATTGGTTTTTCATGGGCTTCCTATAGAAACAAACATGACAATATGAGTTAcgtataattcatatatatatttgcatggaCCGAGATTCCACCATATTGGTTTTTCATGGGCTTCCTGTAGAAACAAATGTAACAACACGAGTTATGtagaattcatatatatatttgcatggaCTGAGATTACGCTATATTGGTTTTTCATGGGTTTCctgtagaaacaaacaaacagaccaattaaaaaaaacaaaaaactctccattataatcagattctagcacAGATAATATggcagcagtttcctcctctgccgtcctgatggtcttagtcagacatgactgactatcatacacccCTGGAGAACATCAGGTCTGAAACGAgtgtaccaccaccatcaccaccaccgcttcTCCCATCATCCCTTACCTTCCACCTGCTGGTCattgaaggtcaaggtcacggtGTGGGTGTCCACCTGTTCAGGTAGGAAGGAGGCCATGAAGCGATGGTCGCTGACTTTTTCCACGGCACAAGGCACTCGCCCCCCGTTCACCTTGATCTCTATGTTCCCAGACCCCGAGTCTCTGGTGTCAACTGTACACAGACAGTATACATGGGtagtgttctctctatctctttctttctctctctccctctttctctcttcctcactccctctccttctctctctctctccctctcactctccctctctctctccctctctctcactccctctccatctctctccctccctctctctccctctctctctccctctctctccctctctctctctctccctctctccccctctttctctcttcctctttccctctctctcttctctttgtgtctcttttgcACCTCCCTTTTTATACCTctgtccctctttatctctctctgtatctctctctctctgtgcctctctctcttgcccccctctgcctctctctctctccctcttctctctctattctcttttgCACCTCCATCTTTATATCTCcccctctttatctgtctctctctcttgcccccctctgcctctctctctctccctcttctctctctattctcttttgCACCTCCATCTTTATATCTCcccctctttatctgtctctctctcttgccccccgcagccccctctgtatctcccccatccccacacccccacctttctctctctctccccctcttctctctctctctgtgtgtctcttttgtacacactctctctctctctgtgtctctgtctctctctcacatgcacacacatgcacacatacacacataaacacacacacaaaaataacatatgcacacatacacgtacatacacacacaaaacacatacacaaaaagaacacacacacacacacacacacacacacacacacacatgcccatcaaCGGGTGAGACAACCAATgtctgagaaacacacacatacacacacacaaacacatgtacaaaaataacacacacacacacacacacacacatacacacacacacacaaacacatgcacaaaacacacacacacacacacacacacacacacatcaacgggTGGGACAACCAATgtctgagaaacacacacacgcatacacacacatgcacgcacatgcacacaccacacacacagacactcacacacacacacacacacacacagagcagatcaCTCACTATAGAAAGACACAGGCAGTGTGTGCAGATAGCAGGAGGGCATGTCAGAGACACGCAGTGCACAGGActgggtgtgggggcgggtgagggggttggggtggacctGGCAGATGAAGGGggacccctccaccctcctcccctcacactgcacactgaTCCTGtgatcacctgtcacacacccccAGTCCACTCACTCTTTATTTATGTACATCACTTATCTCTTACACTATTTCATTCCACTCACTTCTCTATATACCTGGTACATCACTTATCTCTTACACTATTTCATTCCACTCACTTCTCTATATACCTGGTACATCACTTATCTCTTACACTATTTCATTCCACTCACTTCTCTATATACCTGGTACATCACTTATCTCTTACACTATTTCATTCCACTCACTTCTCTATATACCTGGTACATCACTTATCTCTTACACTATTTCATTCCACTCACTTCTCTATATACCTGGTACATCACTTATCTCTTACACTATTTCATTCCACTCACTTCTCTGTATACTTGGTACATCACTTTTCCCTTATACCATTTTATTCCACTCACTTCTATATATGAATCACTTGTTTCTTATACTATTTCGTTCCACTCGGTTCTAACATACATCGCTTATCTTTTctatcattttgttttaaaatgtcacaatacaaacacTATGAATTCAACAGGACAACAAAAAAATCTGTGTTTTTTTCATATGCATATAATCATATGCACACACCATATATGACGTTCGTCTCTGCAGGTTGAAATTTATACATTGTAGCATGGAttataaagaaaaaggaaataagaaCAATACAGCTGACAAATCATTTCATTCTGTTCAGTTCGAACTTCATTTGTCACTCATTCCTTATATCATTCAATTCATCTCATTTCTTGTCAATTATATCATTTCATCCATTCAGTTTTAAATATAGATCACATATCCATTACATCATTTAATGATTTAATGTACTTGGTTCTAAGATATTATATCACTTGTCCCTGATACTGTTTTATTCTACTAAACATACACTGCTTGCCTACATGTCATTCCATTCATGTcacttaataatgatgatgataatactaataatgtttCTTTTTATACAGCATATAACCCTGCGTAATACAACGCACTGTATGTGCTCCACTCGTATATTTCTTGCATCAACTCCACACACTGAtaaacacccatccacacatgCAGAAAGCCTGTAACATAGCTATCGTAAATGCTTGGTAAAATAAATAAGTTTTGAGACTGATTCCAAATTCCCTCCAAGTTGGAGTGTTTTGCACACTGGATGGCAGGGAGTTCCTTATTCTGGGGGCCATGAAACTAAAACCATGTTTCCCAAAAGTCTTCATTCTATGTCAAGGTCCCAGATGGTGTATTCTTTAATGATTTGGTGCACctgcattgttgtttttctgtttctctcaataACCAtgcaaattaacaacaacaaattgttATGTTACCTCACTTGCATTTGGACATGAAAACAACTCACCTGTCTGTGCAGGAGTGAAGAGTACCTGGACAGTGTCCTGGTCGATTTCCTGAATCTGGTAACTGACCTCATCCCCATTTGGCGCTGCGAGCGACACAGGCTTTGTTGATATTCATCCATGTCTTTCCCAAACATTTTTAGACATTCATATTTTTCCAACCAGAATGGCAACATATACCTTCAACTTTTATTTAggtttttctccctcttcctgttcagtcacacacaaaaatgttgaAATGTTCTGTATTATGATGTTGTTgggctttttttgtatttttctgtatAATGCATCATTTCTGCTTGAATAACTATATAAGTTTTGCACTATACAGAGTGACAGTGTCTGAGTGACAGtgatgacctctgtgtgtgtgtgtgtgtgtgtgtgtgtgtgtgtgtgtgtgtctgtgtctgtgtgtctgtgtgtgtgtgtctgtgcctgtgtgtctgtgtctgtacctgtgtgtctgagtgtgtgcctctgtgtgtgtgtgtgtgtgtgtgtgtgtgtgtgtatgtctgtgtgtgtgtgtgtgtgtgtgtgtgtgtgtgtgtgtgtgtgtgtgtgtgtgtgtgtgtgtctgtgtgtgtgtgtgtgtgtgtgtgtgtgtgtgtgtgtgtgtgtgtgtgagtgtgtgcctgtgtgtctgtgtgtgatgagcATGACCACAGCCAAAAATCACAACTGAAGACCAAAATGTACTTGGATCCTgattacaaacaacaacattataaaaataaaaataagaagaagaaaaataaataaataacccacAGAGAAAACCACATTCATCAAGTAACAATAGACTATGTAACAAATAAATGACAGTTTAATAATCAAAAccactctttgttttcttttttctgccaccaataagttaaacacac belongs to Babylonia areolata isolate BAREFJ2019XMU chromosome 13, ASM4173473v1, whole genome shotgun sequence and includes:
- the LOC143289295 gene encoding filamin-A-like, with the translated sequence MPSCYLHTLPVSFYIDTRDSGSGNIEIKVNGGRVPCAVEKVSDHRFMASFLPEQVDTHTVTLTFNDQQVEGSPWTIRMVDPQSMQISASSRQGVRVGAAATVTVTGSRGVGDGLTVTVTGTGVLVMSPSQVLVCG